The Spirochaetales bacterium genome contains the following window.
CACTTTGCAGTACATATGTTATTGAGAGCGAATTCGCTCAATTTCAGCTGATTACTGATGATACCATGAATAATCGCCAGTTTTTTTCCCATATTTCACTTCCTTCCTTTCCTGGTTTTATACCTTTTCTACCGATTTTATGAAACCAGCTTTTCAATATAGAACATTTACACTTTATTTTCAATATATTTATCGTATTTAATTAAAAAAAAAAGTAAAACTTGTTTATTTCTCTTAAAATTGACTGAATTTTTATACGAATCGCCCGTTATTGCTGTTTCCGTACGGAAATGCTGTTTCCACATGGAAACAGAGTTTATCTTGTTTTTTCTTTATCCTCTCCTTCGATATTCGAAAAATCCTTTACGACATAGAGTGGCCTGTTTTTCGATTCATCATATATTCTGCCGATGTATTCGCCGATAATACCGAGAATAATCAGTATAATCCCATTGAAAAAAATGGTAATACTGATCATCGAAGCCCATCCCTTTGCCGTCGCCTGGAAGAATATTTTCTCGATAAGAACCCAGACAAGGTACCCGAATCCCCCGACGGAACAGAGAAAACCCAAAAATGTGGCAAGTTTCAGCGGTTTATACGAAAAGGAGGTGATCGCGTCCATGGCAAAGCGTATCATTTTTTTCAGTGGATATTTCGTCACTCCGGCAAAACGTTCTTCCCGTACGTACTCGACCGCGGTTTGTGAAAATCCGGTCCAGCTGACAAGGCCCCGTACAAACCGGTTTTTTTCCCTGATCGATTTCATCGTGTCGCACACCTTGCGGTCGATAAGCCTGAAATCACCGACATCCACGGGGATCTGGACGGAGGTCATGCTTCTGAGAAAACGGTAAAAAAAGGAGGCCGTCAGCCGTTTGAAGATACTTTCGCCCTTTCGTTTTGTCCGCTTCCCGTACACCACGTCATAACCCTCCCGCCATTTTTCGATCATCTGCGGAATGAGTTCAGGCGGATCCTGGAGATCGGCATCGATGACGACGACCGCCTCACCAAGCGCGTAATCCATTCCCGCGCTGATCGCGATCTGGTGTCCGAAATTTCGCGCGAAATCGATCAGCTTCACTGTTTTGTCTTTTTCACAGATGCCTTTGATGATGTTCCGTGTGTTGTCGCGCGATCCGTCATTGATGAAAATTATCTCGTAGGGCTCCCCCGTTTTTTCCATAACGGCTTTTATCCTTCGAAAGGATTCTTCCGCGACCTCTTCCTCATTGAATACAGGAACAACGATCGATATTTTGATGTTTTCTTTCATGAAGC
Protein-coding sequences here:
- a CDS encoding glycosyltransferase family 2 protein — protein: MKENIKISIVVPVFNEEEVAEESFRRIKAVMEKTGEPYEIIFINDGSRDNTRNIIKGICEKDKTVKLIDFARNFGHQIAISAGMDYALGEAVVVIDADLQDPPELIPQMIEKWREGYDVVYGKRTKRKGESIFKRLTASFFYRFLRSMTSVQIPVDVGDFRLIDRKVCDTMKSIREKNRFVRGLVSWTGFSQTAVEYVREERFAGVTKYPLKKMIRFAMDAITSFSYKPLKLATFLGFLCSVGGFGYLVWVLIEKIFFQATAKGWASMISITIFFNGIILIILGIIGEYIGRIYDESKNRPLYVVKDFSNIEGEDKEKTR